The following proteins are co-located in the Phycisphaeraceae bacterium genome:
- a CDS encoding glycosyltransferase, whose product MTQHSPSTRLIMFSDDWGRHPSSSQHLVKQLLSRYPTLWVNTIGTRAPSLSFDDFRKVFKKIGQWTGISKRQSIDPLPPNLTVISPRMWPGFRTRRQRNFNAKQMANAVHAALGPRMTGQIRIAITTLPITADLLRRTAERGLDVDLWVYYCVDDFSIWPGSDGRVMDEMERELTPQCDVLIAVSETLRTRLSGFTSKPISLLTHGIDLSHWRGAATDWDNEDSQSSGSLQTEPAGAKTPRDRLLGSKRALHGPIFLFWGLIDARLDAVWCLALANSGIGTLVLVGPQQAPPVGLFGHERIVWAGPMSYKELPSVAAAADVLVMPYADMPVTRAMQPLKFKEYLATGKPVVGRKLPATQDWADASDVVESAEEFLTFCRLRAAEGVPAKQLDARKRLVSETWEEKARQFEAMILG is encoded by the coding sequence ATGACCCAGCACTCGCCGAGCACGCGGCTGATCATGTTTTCCGATGACTGGGGTCGTCACCCCTCCAGCAGCCAGCATCTCGTAAAGCAACTCCTGTCGCGATATCCGACTCTGTGGGTTAATACCATTGGCACCCGTGCCCCCAGTCTCTCGTTCGATGATTTTCGTAAGGTTTTCAAGAAGATCGGTCAGTGGACAGGAATCTCGAAGCGACAGAGCATTGATCCCCTTCCTCCCAATCTAACGGTGATAAGCCCGCGTATGTGGCCAGGGTTCCGCACCCGACGACAACGGAACTTCAATGCGAAACAGATGGCGAACGCGGTCCATGCTGCGCTTGGCCCACGTATGACGGGTCAGATTCGGATTGCCATTACCACGCTTCCGATTACAGCCGATCTACTTCGCCGTACCGCCGAAAGGGGACTCGATGTTGATCTTTGGGTTTACTACTGCGTGGACGATTTCTCGATTTGGCCCGGCTCGGATGGTCGAGTGATGGATGAAATGGAGCGAGAACTTACTCCTCAATGCGATGTATTGATTGCTGTTTCGGAAACACTTCGCACGCGGTTATCGGGCTTTACATCAAAACCTATCTCCCTATTAACGCATGGTATAGACCTAAGCCATTGGCGGGGAGCAGCCACGGATTGGGATAATGAAGACTCCCAGTCTTCAGGATCGCTGCAAACGGAACCAGCAGGCGCCAAAACCCCGCGGGACCGACTTCTAGGCTCGAAACGTGCTCTCCATGGACCGATCTTCCTGTTCTGGGGTTTGATAGACGCAAGGCTTGATGCGGTATGGTGTCTCGCGTTGGCGAACTCTGGGATCGGAACGCTCGTGCTGGTCGGACCGCAACAGGCTCCTCCAGTAGGACTTTTTGGTCACGAGCGGATCGTGTGGGCTGGGCCGATGTCCTACAAGGAATTGCCGAGTGTGGCTGCGGCAGCGGATGTGCTTGTCATGCCTTACGCCGACATGCCCGTAACCCGTGCGATGCAGCCGCTGAAGTTCAAAGAGTACCTGGCGACGGGCAAGCCGGTAGTTGGACGAAAACTGCCCGCGACGCAGGATTGGGCTGATGCGTCAGATGTGGTGGAATCGGCGGAGGAATTTCTGACGTTTTGCCGGTTGCGAGCCGCGGAGGGAGTTCCGGCAAAACAGTTGGATGCACGGAAACGGCTGGTATCGGAGACATGGGAGGAAAAGGCACGGCAGTTTGAGGCAATGATCCTGGGTTGA
- a CDS encoding tetratricopeptide repeat protein: MKRMIKSLSLVLVLSGMLVGCGDSAELRMRNANLALKNGKPDQALQLAESLLEEKPGDVEATKIKVRAQMQLLRLDDALKTIDQFAKANPELVEARRLKAQWTMVKLSTLFSQSDFNTNAKTQAIFDETLKLGREQADWIETTGKSKGDASFYRARFSEAEAMRLQRNIRDKERALKEADLDGQQAVSNELRRMRQQHDALMADAREQLKNAIDADPRHFDAASMYTRLLLDQQDWSAIWTLAQKISQEKDLPIGIYEQLTYALVAMPDSVQPSSARVELGWKIRDALAESQKKMTAAKIATAKLHLLANESDKALPLLDAALKSKPKDITTRYLKAQALYEQAKFEDARVILAKLSTDAANSPQIQVLYAMALWKTNNLSQAKEAIQKAIDLDRRNSPTLTENPRYMEIKVAIITAEGKFQDAGDEITRNYDNNPSDPRAIRFKVIFDQSQGHPDRVREVLERTEKIKPLLDEHLVILVDGYAFLSQFEKAEQYAQMLVQRHPDLPSGQLKLAEMRLMQNKDSEVREMLKELKAKYPDYASVDQLMGRLYLQRGSFDRAVDSLRSVVNAEPNNIEARMLLARSYTSLFLMEDALEQIGKVLEKDPNNVDAHAIAARIYQVLEQPDKANEHLAQIDEKKVTEASNPGLLAQIKTRLGSLDDAAAICNRALAAGNTDASLRLILADIYLRKKDYLRAEENLVALVTAQPNLPLGYTLLTNFYLEQKNYDAGRTQFIKFQSLPDMAEPLSRLAQAKLLMASNRPTEALQIVQPGYNSQIRARKPLALALGDAIAKINLMRNDVPAAVAVYDKLIQANLMVPQAALRQADIMHGRESREASVKRLEAIAKMITPDQARLRYEVMDRLAQLQKFESALALLDEWIAQKPEEALLHRWRGDALIPLGRIDEAIASYKTAIKLAPENVEMPTKLGMAYQAKYDFPSAEQVYLDMTKQVTSFKIMGLTALGQMYLKLGLKEQAVNAFESLETAGKLNDPRITYAIGTAYATLGRDEAAVEKLSSIANYSTLYVPAQIALSRIEQRKGKIDDARKRLQSLARNPAFANAVATELMQINLRNAGNDELTKWSDEQLALERLPEASRARWLIVRAAIAADKMDWKAALAALDDLERVQPKSTQVAILRACVLVRLGRLPEATRVLTNDPALSKGSLLSLVVGQPAPPESLSAPLAAYIAAAIKGDVPAARSAAEKVLGMRTIYSSDLLPILERPDIQTPEMIATFKQFALALVAQEAGLPQLSEELCREVIKKMPTFAPAYALTAQALIDTNKPIGPFVDQTARAIPTSSLAIFLAARERALDKDYKGAAEVMQKLVDREPKNDFVLYTQANFLQTAKMPDAAIPKLESVRALNGFYKVAASNDLAYLLAENRPSELSRARTMANEMLKLQPDYSPLIDTVGWIEHLSKNDSVALPLLSRAVVALGGVPEVQYHVGATYQSMGNEKWADYHLSVAAAGPSDSPSTERAKELLKK, translated from the coding sequence ATGAAACGGATGATCAAGTCGTTATCGCTGGTTCTGGTGCTGAGCGGCATGCTTGTCGGTTGCGGTGATAGTGCCGAGCTGCGCATGCGCAATGCGAACCTGGCACTTAAAAACGGTAAGCCCGACCAGGCTCTTCAACTGGCTGAAAGCCTCCTGGAGGAGAAGCCCGGCGATGTTGAAGCCACGAAGATTAAAGTCCGCGCACAAATGCAACTCCTTCGTCTTGATGACGCACTCAAGACAATCGATCAGTTTGCGAAAGCAAACCCTGAACTGGTAGAAGCGCGACGGCTCAAGGCTCAGTGGACGATGGTGAAGCTGAGTACGCTTTTTTCACAATCAGATTTCAATACCAACGCCAAAACTCAGGCAATCTTTGACGAAACGCTGAAGCTGGGTCGGGAACAGGCTGATTGGATTGAAACCACCGGCAAGAGCAAAGGTGACGCGAGCTTTTACCGCGCTCGATTCTCTGAGGCCGAGGCCATGCGGCTCCAGCGGAATATCCGTGACAAGGAACGAGCCCTTAAAGAAGCTGATCTTGATGGACAGCAGGCGGTCAGTAATGAGCTGCGTCGTATGCGGCAACAGCACGACGCGCTGATGGCTGATGCCCGTGAGCAACTCAAGAACGCTATTGATGCTGACCCGCGACACTTCGATGCCGCCAGCATGTACACCCGCCTGCTTCTTGATCAACAAGACTGGTCGGCCATCTGGACGCTGGCTCAGAAAATATCACAGGAAAAAGATTTGCCTATTGGTATCTACGAGCAGTTGACTTACGCGCTGGTTGCCATGCCCGATAGCGTCCAGCCATCGTCCGCCCGTGTCGAGCTGGGCTGGAAAATCCGCGATGCGCTCGCAGAGTCACAGAAAAAAATGACTGCTGCGAAAATAGCCACCGCCAAGCTGCACCTGCTGGCGAACGAATCGGACAAGGCACTGCCGCTGCTTGATGCTGCGCTCAAGAGCAAGCCCAAGGACATCACCACCCGCTACCTCAAGGCACAGGCACTTTACGAACAGGCGAAGTTTGAGGACGCGCGAGTCATCCTCGCGAAACTTTCGACAGATGCTGCCAACTCGCCGCAGATTCAGGTTCTTTACGCGATGGCACTTTGGAAGACCAACAATCTATCGCAGGCGAAAGAAGCGATTCAGAAAGCGATTGATCTCGATCGTCGTAACTCACCGACGCTGACTGAAAATCCGCGGTACATGGAGATCAAGGTTGCGATCATCACTGCTGAGGGCAAGTTCCAGGACGCGGGTGACGAAATTACCCGCAACTATGACAACAACCCCAGCGATCCGCGGGCGATTCGTTTCAAAGTCATTTTTGATCAATCGCAAGGTCACCCTGACCGTGTCCGTGAAGTGTTGGAGCGAACAGAAAAAATCAAGCCGCTGCTGGATGAACATCTGGTCATCCTGGTGGATGGTTATGCCTTCTTGTCGCAGTTCGAAAAAGCGGAGCAATACGCGCAGATGCTCGTGCAGCGACACCCGGATTTGCCTTCGGGCCAACTCAAGCTGGCTGAAATGCGTCTCATGCAGAACAAGGACAGCGAGGTCCGTGAGATGCTCAAGGAGCTGAAAGCGAAATACCCCGACTACGCGAGTGTCGATCAGCTCATGGGTCGGTTGTATCTTCAACGGGGATCGTTTGACCGGGCAGTGGACTCTCTGCGATCAGTGGTCAACGCTGAGCCAAACAATATCGAAGCAAGGATGCTCCTGGCACGATCCTACACCAGCCTCTTTCTGATGGAAGATGCGCTGGAGCAGATCGGCAAGGTCCTGGAAAAAGATCCGAACAACGTGGACGCTCACGCCATCGCGGCCCGTATCTATCAGGTGCTTGAGCAACCTGACAAGGCCAATGAACATCTTGCGCAGATCGATGAAAAAAAGGTTACCGAAGCATCAAATCCAGGCCTGCTCGCACAGATCAAGACCCGTCTGGGTAGTCTCGATGATGCAGCGGCAATCTGTAACCGTGCATTGGCAGCGGGTAATACCGATGCTTCGTTGCGTCTCATTCTGGCGGACATTTATCTGCGGAAAAAAGACTACCTCCGTGCGGAAGAAAACCTTGTCGCCCTGGTCACGGCTCAGCCCAATCTGCCGCTGGGATACACGCTCCTGACTAATTTCTATCTGGAGCAGAAAAATTACGATGCCGGCCGGACGCAATTTATTAAGTTTCAAAGTCTCCCCGATATGGCGGAGCCTCTGTCACGTCTGGCGCAGGCCAAACTGCTGATGGCTTCTAATCGTCCGACCGAGGCTCTTCAGATTGTCCAGCCCGGTTACAACTCTCAAATCCGCGCTCGTAAACCATTGGCTTTGGCACTGGGAGATGCGATCGCCAAGATCAATTTGATGCGTAATGACGTACCCGCAGCGGTTGCTGTTTATGACAAGCTCATCCAAGCGAATTTGATGGTCCCTCAGGCTGCGTTAAGGCAGGCTGACATCATGCACGGCCGTGAAAGTCGCGAAGCATCCGTCAAGCGACTCGAAGCCATCGCCAAAATGATTACGCCTGATCAGGCACGGCTGCGATACGAGGTCATGGACCGACTTGCGCAACTGCAAAAGTTTGAGAGTGCGCTGGCGCTGCTGGATGAATGGATCGCTCAAAAGCCCGAGGAGGCATTGCTGCATCGGTGGCGAGGTGATGCGCTGATTCCGCTGGGACGGATCGATGAAGCGATCGCTTCGTACAAGACCGCCATCAAACTGGCTCCCGAAAACGTCGAAATGCCCACCAAACTCGGTATGGCATATCAGGCGAAGTACGACTTCCCCTCCGCGGAGCAGGTTTATCTCGACATGACCAAACAGGTCACTTCCTTCAAGATCATGGGTTTGACAGCCTTGGGTCAGATGTACCTCAAGCTCGGGCTGAAGGAGCAGGCAGTCAATGCTTTCGAATCCCTTGAGACTGCGGGAAAGCTCAATGACCCGCGAATCACGTACGCGATCGGTACCGCTTATGCGACACTGGGGCGTGATGAGGCAGCCGTCGAAAAACTTTCGTCGATAGCGAATTATTCCACGCTTTATGTGCCGGCTCAGATTGCACTGTCGCGCATTGAGCAGCGCAAGGGAAAGATTGATGATGCGCGCAAGCGTCTCCAGAGTCTGGCACGGAATCCAGCATTTGCTAATGCCGTCGCCACGGAGTTGATGCAGATTAATTTACGAAACGCAGGCAACGATGAACTCACCAAGTGGAGTGATGAGCAGCTTGCATTGGAGCGACTGCCCGAAGCTTCGCGGGCGCGATGGCTGATCGTGCGTGCTGCGATCGCAGCAGACAAAATGGATTGGAAGGCAGCACTCGCAGCACTGGATGATCTCGAACGTGTGCAGCCCAAATCGACGCAAGTTGCCATTCTTCGCGCGTGTGTGCTAGTTCGTTTGGGCAGACTTCCCGAAGCAACCCGTGTATTGACCAACGACCCCGCCTTATCCAAGGGATCGCTGCTATCGCTGGTTGTCGGCCAGCCCGCCCCGCCTGAATCGTTGTCAGCTCCGTTGGCTGCCTATATCGCCGCAGCCATTAAGGGCGACGTGCCTGCAGCCCGTTCCGCAGCGGAAAAGGTACTGGGTATGCGAACGATCTATTCCAGCGATCTGTTGCCGATCCTCGAACGGCCGGACATCCAGACCCCTGAGATGATCGCCACGTTCAAGCAGTTTGCACTGGCGTTGGTGGCACAGGAAGCAGGTCTTCCACAGTTATCGGAGGAACTCTGCCGCGAAGTCATCAAGAAGATGCCGACTTTTGCGCCAGCGTATGCTTTGACTGCCCAAGCACTCATTGACACCAATAAGCCTATCGGACCATTTGTGGATCAGACTGCTCGGGCTATTCCGACCAGTTCCCTGGCGATCTTTCTCGCAGCCCGCGAGCGAGCGTTGGACAAAGACTACAAGGGTGCTGCAGAAGTAATGCAAAAGCTGGTAGATCGAGAGCCTAAAAACGACTTTGTTTTATACACGCAGGCTAACTTCCTCCAAACCGCCAAGATGCCGGACGCTGCGATTCCTAAATTAGAATCCGTCCGAGCCCTCAACGGATTTTATAAGGTGGCTGCGAGCAACGATCTGGCTTATCTGCTGGCGGAAAATCGGCCGTCGGAATTGAGCCGAGCACGAACGATGGCCAATGAAATGCTAAAATTGCAGCCAGATTATTCCCCTCTTATCGATACGGTTGGTTGGATCGAACACTTGTCAAAAAATGACTCAGTAGCACTTCCACTCCTTAGTCGCGCTGTAGTGGCACTGGGTGGTGTTCCGGAAGTCCAGTACCACGTTGGAGCTACGTATCAGAGCATGGGAAATGAGAAATGGGCTGATTATCACTTGTCCGTTGCAGCTGCTGGCCCATCAGACTCCCCGTCAACGGAGAGAGCCAAGGAGCTTTTGAAAAAATAG
- a CDS encoding NADH-quinone oxidoreductase subunit B yields the protein MGIESALPTDGVLTTQLQKVINWSRRSSLWPMPFATACCGIELMATASSRFDLARFGAEVMRFSPRQSDLMIVAGRVAVKMLPVLQRIYQQMTEPKWVISMGACASTGGVFDTYAVVQGVDQFIPVDVYVPGCPPRPETLIEGIMAIQRIVDRDGMPPSGGKRRPLQIAIEPTHTLSPQPVPLTVSLS from the coding sequence ATGGGTATCGAATCAGCATTGCCGACCGATGGCGTTTTAACGACGCAACTTCAGAAAGTTATCAACTGGTCACGTCGCAGTTCGCTCTGGCCGATGCCCTTCGCCACCGCCTGCTGCGGTATTGAACTGATGGCCACAGCGTCATCACGGTTCGACCTGGCTCGCTTTGGTGCGGAGGTCATGCGATTCAGTCCGCGACAGAGCGACCTGATGATTGTCGCCGGGCGCGTTGCGGTAAAGATGCTCCCGGTCCTCCAACGCATTTACCAGCAAATGACAGAACCCAAGTGGGTGATCTCAATGGGAGCCTGCGCCAGCACTGGCGGAGTTTTCGATACCTACGCCGTCGTGCAAGGCGTTGACCAGTTTATTCCCGTTGATGTGTACGTCCCCGGCTGCCCGCCACGCCCCGAAACACTGATTGAGGGCATCATGGCGATCCAGCGCATCGTAGATCGTGATGGAATGCCGCCGTCGGGAGGTAAGCGGCGGCCTCTTCAGATCGCGATTGAACCCACACACACCCTCAGTCCACAGCCCGTGCCATTGACGGTTTCACTGAGTTGA
- a CDS encoding glycosyltransferase yields MAYLHTPMAKRRQQREDLPGDWPPPPAAAKEVVLHTRVVTDTGGGPDKTILLSAPFLADSNYWLAAAYMHPPNDAGYEAVKKRAAEFGCPLISIPDKGPLDRTPFRAMLRACRLYNVKVWHAHDYKSNAIGLMLRPFWSMKLVTTVHGWVKHTTRTPLYYMVDRWSLPYYHHVITVSDDLQERCLKLGVAQERCTLIENAIDERTFKRKFPAEQSPLRQKFNVPPGRLVIGAVGRLSAEKAFNNLIRATDNLIRQGLDVELWIAGDGDARADLEALIRHLKLEDRVRLLGFWADTIELYHALDIFVLSSLREGLPNVVLEAMAMGVPVVSTRVAGVPRLITDDQTGLLCPIGYIDGLTRPMQRLASNAAVRERLAAAGRKHIEQSYSFTQRMAKEKAIYDKLLASPPPKGQRRVAAAR; encoded by the coding sequence ATGGCGTACCTGCATACACCTATGGCCAAACGGAGGCAACAGCGCGAAGATTTACCCGGCGATTGGCCGCCTCCTCCAGCAGCGGCCAAAGAAGTGGTGCTCCACACACGTGTCGTCACAGATACCGGCGGGGGACCTGACAAAACGATTCTTCTCTCCGCTCCGTTTCTGGCTGACTCCAACTACTGGCTTGCTGCCGCCTACATGCATCCGCCCAATGATGCAGGCTACGAAGCTGTGAAGAAACGCGCAGCCGAGTTTGGTTGCCCACTTATCAGCATTCCCGATAAGGGGCCGCTGGATCGCACGCCGTTCCGTGCGATGCTCCGTGCCTGCCGGCTGTACAACGTCAAGGTCTGGCATGCGCACGATTACAAGTCCAACGCAATCGGCCTGATGCTCCGGCCGTTCTGGTCCATGAAGCTCGTCACCACCGTACATGGCTGGGTTAAGCACACCACGCGCACGCCGCTCTATTACATGGTCGATCGCTGGTCGTTGCCTTACTACCACCATGTGATCACGGTGTCAGATGACTTACAGGAAAGGTGTTTGAAGCTAGGCGTTGCGCAAGAGCGTTGCACGCTGATCGAAAATGCGATTGATGAGCGGACATTCAAACGGAAGTTTCCCGCAGAACAGTCGCCTCTGCGGCAGAAGTTCAACGTACCTCCGGGGAGATTAGTAATCGGTGCGGTAGGGCGTCTCAGCGCAGAGAAGGCTTTTAATAATCTGATCCGCGCGACAGACAATCTGATTCGTCAAGGGCTTGATGTCGAACTCTGGATCGCAGGCGACGGCGATGCACGCGCGGACCTCGAAGCTCTAATCCGACACCTTAAACTCGAAGATCGGGTGCGGTTGCTGGGCTTCTGGGCTGACACCATCGAGCTTTATCATGCATTGGACATCTTCGTTCTCAGCAGCCTGCGGGAAGGCCTGCCGAATGTCGTGCTGGAAGCGATGGCGATGGGGGTGCCGGTTGTTTCGACTCGTGTAGCCGGTGTGCCGCGATTGATTACCGATGACCAGACGGGGCTGCTCTGTCCGATCGGTTATATTGACGGCCTGACACGTCCCATGCAACGTCTTGCAAGCAATGCTGCGGTACGTGAGCGACTTGCTGCGGCCGGACGGAAGCACATCGAACAGTCATACAGTTTCACACAGCGAATGGCCAAAGAGAAAGCGATCTACGACAAGTTGTTGGCCAGTCCGCCCCCCAAAGGTCAGCGTCGAGTCGCCGCCGCACGGTAG
- a CDS encoding EpsI family protein, protein MADATCGSSHRERNSLSQTTPSNPVTSSEVPHVHAGIPIPVADTDATPRAGGRALFGLLVTFALLAVGWYYTFGDMWYRWFPSWDKVKWSLSDRLTEGDSYYTHGPMVPAVSLLIAFLIYRKVGTPTERTFSANLIGGVALAASLLVHVLSVYARVMFPSGFALIGVLAALLLLWGGWTLLKAYWLPVAFLVFMVPLPMDWIFKLNFQLKFFAGESALWITNHIFKVPAIMEGATIILEPGPDGLPKELVVENVCGGLRSLISLICFAALFAVVCRVKGPWRIFMLLMAVPVAMATNIVRITSLNLVANYYGVDAAGPNSTFHDMSGLLVFIVALAMLFGIEQIILFAGRMLKRNWADTRLLGFLDGIPRGSGASPATLRPTVLFALLLSAGLSLFWSTKAVAQNNSNVARHAVPQTIMIDGKKFESADETLDELTLAILETNDYVYRRFFDRASHREADLLIVFSPDNRKGTHPPDVCLEGGGDQIVHKADISLDVPGPGHIVLRELVSQRGARQIYHMYIYKCGDEYTNSYWSQQFKIVLNGLTRRSTSGALIRFSVPMDGNDLEKARELGLNAARELMPAIHKGLN, encoded by the coding sequence ATGGCTGACGCGACTTGTGGGTCCAGCCATCGTGAGAGGAATTCCTTGAGTCAGACGACGCCGAGCAACCCGGTGACATCGAGCGAAGTGCCGCATGTCCATGCGGGGATTCCTATTCCCGTGGCCGATACCGACGCGACACCGCGTGCTGGTGGTCGTGCCTTGTTCGGCCTGTTGGTGACCTTCGCGCTGCTGGCGGTTGGCTGGTATTACACATTTGGCGATATGTGGTATCGCTGGTTCCCAAGCTGGGACAAGGTGAAGTGGAGCCTGAGTGATCGACTCACCGAAGGTGATTCCTATTACACCCACGGCCCGATGGTTCCGGCGGTATCGCTGCTGATTGCGTTTTTGATATATCGAAAAGTAGGTACGCCGACGGAACGGACGTTCTCCGCCAATCTTATTGGTGGTGTTGCATTGGCGGCTTCGCTGCTCGTTCATGTGCTCAGCGTGTATGCACGAGTCATGTTCCCTTCGGGATTCGCTCTGATTGGCGTGCTGGCGGCACTTCTTCTGCTTTGGGGTGGATGGACCCTGCTCAAGGCATACTGGTTGCCGGTTGCATTTTTGGTCTTCATGGTGCCGCTGCCCATGGACTGGATTTTCAAGCTCAATTTCCAGCTCAAGTTTTTTGCCGGCGAGTCGGCTCTCTGGATCACCAACCATATCTTCAAAGTACCTGCCATCATGGAGGGTGCCACAATTATTCTCGAACCAGGCCCTGATGGATTACCCAAGGAACTGGTTGTCGAAAATGTTTGCGGCGGCCTGCGCAGTCTTATTTCGCTGATCTGTTTTGCCGCTTTGTTTGCCGTGGTTTGCCGTGTCAAAGGCCCTTGGCGCATCTTCATGCTGCTCATGGCGGTACCGGTGGCCATGGCAACCAATATCGTTCGCATCACGTCGCTTAATCTCGTCGCTAACTACTATGGCGTGGATGCCGCGGGTCCCAATAGCACGTTTCACGATATGTCGGGTTTGCTGGTCTTCATCGTCGCACTGGCCATGCTCTTTGGCATCGAGCAGATCATTCTCTTTGCCGGACGGATGCTCAAACGCAACTGGGCAGATACCCGCTTGCTCGGATTTCTTGACGGAATTCCTCGCGGCAGCGGCGCATCACCAGCTACGCTTCGGCCAACGGTTCTTTTCGCGCTGCTGCTATCCGCAGGCTTGAGTCTTTTCTGGTCAACCAAGGCAGTCGCGCAAAACAACAGTAATGTCGCCCGCCACGCGGTGCCTCAGACCATCATGATTGATGGGAAAAAGTTTGAGAGTGCTGACGAAACACTCGACGAATTGACGCTGGCGATCCTCGAAACCAATGATTACGTGTACCGTCGTTTCTTCGACCGTGCCTCACATCGTGAAGCTGACTTGTTGATCGTTTTCAGCCCCGACAATCGCAAAGGTACTCACCCGCCGGATGTCTGCCTGGAAGGCGGCGGTGATCAGATCGTACACAAGGCTGATATTTCACTGGATGTCCCCGGGCCGGGTCACATCGTGTTGCGTGAACTGGTGAGCCAGCGAGGTGCGCGACAGATCTACCACATGTACATCTACAAATGCGGCGACGAGTACACCAACAGTTACTGGAGTCAGCAGTTCAAAATCGTCTTGAACGGTCTGACTCGACGAAGCACCTCTGGAGCTCTTATCCGGTTTTCAGTACCGATGGATGGTAACGATCTGGAGAAGGCGCGTGAGCTGGGACTTAACGCGGCACGGGAACTGATGCCCGCCATACATAAGGGGCTTAATTGA
- a CDS encoding GNAT family N-acetyltransferase translates to MAIEVLSKQNPALEQEVRSFLATAPSGACGEHDPRWLDILHEGLGHRPFSIISRSADGKIDGYLPVALVSSRLFGRFLVSLPYLNRAGIATNDERVVADLIERAVSLADDHDVQYLELRHGQALAHKELGASRDEKVRMVLTLPDPHAPVPPAKGKAVEEALPGAGQPGAEQLWRAIDSKARNLVRKGDKSDLTLKWGGLEVLDDFYHVFAINMRDLGTPVYARKFFASILGRLEGDAEMAVVHHKGQPIAGALLIHAAGSTQVPSASALREFNSTNANMWMYHQLLLRAIARGSREFDFGRSSVDSGTYKFKKQWGAQPHPTVWQYHVRRGDINAVRPDNPRHKRRIETWQKLPVWLTRLVGPAIVRGIP, encoded by the coding sequence ATGGCAATCGAAGTTCTATCAAAGCAGAACCCTGCGCTTGAGCAGGAGGTGCGTTCGTTTCTAGCGACGGCCCCTAGTGGTGCCTGCGGTGAGCACGATCCACGGTGGCTGGATATCCTTCACGAAGGCCTCGGCCATCGGCCATTTTCCATTATTTCACGCTCCGCCGATGGTAAAATCGACGGCTACCTGCCGGTGGCTCTGGTTTCCAGTCGATTGTTTGGTCGCTTTCTTGTCAGCCTTCCCTATTTGAATCGTGCCGGCATCGCAACCAATGATGAGCGCGTCGTGGCTGATCTGATCGAGCGTGCGGTATCACTTGCTGATGACCACGATGTTCAATACCTCGAGCTGCGTCATGGGCAGGCTTTGGCTCACAAGGAATTGGGGGCCTCTCGTGATGAAAAAGTGCGGATGGTCCTGACGTTACCGGACCCTCACGCCCCGGTCCCACCTGCCAAAGGCAAGGCAGTTGAGGAGGCATTACCCGGTGCCGGTCAACCCGGTGCCGAACAACTCTGGCGTGCCATAGATTCCAAAGCCCGCAATCTGGTTCGCAAAGGGGATAAAAGCGACCTCACCCTCAAATGGGGCGGTCTGGAAGTGCTCGACGATTTTTATCATGTTTTTGCCATCAACATGCGAGATTTAGGCACACCGGTGTACGCGAGGAAATTTTTCGCGTCGATCCTGGGGCGGCTGGAGGGTGACGCCGAGATGGCGGTCGTACATCACAAAGGCCAGCCGATCGCGGGAGCCCTGCTCATCCATGCGGCTGGATCGACTCAGGTACCGTCCGCCAGTGCGTTGCGAGAGTTCAATTCGACAAACGCAAATATGTGGATGTACCACCAGCTTCTCCTGCGAGCGATCGCCAGAGGAAGCCGGGAATTCGATTTTGGTCGATCCAGCGTTGATTCGGGGACGTACAAGTTCAAGAAACAATGGGGGGCGCAGCCGCACCCGACCGTCTGGCAATATCACGTGCGTCGCGGTGACATCAATGCGGTTCGCCCGGACAACCCCAGACACAAACGTCGTATCGAGACATGGCAGAAACTGCCCGTATGGCTGACGCGACTTGTGGGTCCAGCCATCGTGAGAGGAATTCCTTGA